The Labeo rohita strain BAU-BD-2019 chromosome 22, IGBB_LRoh.1.0, whole genome shotgun sequence genomic sequence aaatgaatagatactattattactattttgaaatactgttggcaattaacatttttaattgtactggtaatatttaaattataactatAGAGTAGCTATTCTGAATGTTCATTTAATGTGACGTAAGAAAAACAAttgcaagattaaaaaaatatttctagtaATGATTGTGATAATAGTCTCATAGTACTTGTActatactgagaaaaaaaaaacacttgtatcttcaaataaaatacattctgactgatcaaaaattatagaaaaatccttaaattcattttatttttaggtagtTGCCAAGTTTAAgttgatttactaaaatgactaaaggtGAAATGAAatttttgcattaataaaaacgtataatatgtataatataaagtataatataaataaaagtataatataaatatatacaaatatttatttatataaatataaacaataagaaaaatgattcaaaaaacaataaaagtgaaatttaaaagcagaaaatataaaaaccaaACCGAattcaaaatagtaataaaattctaaaatgtcaataataaaaaaataacactggtaaCTGTTTAAAAAGTTACACTTCTTCAGTTTTGCAGTTTTTCTATACTAAATGAATAGACACTagtattaccttttttaattactgttatcaattaacatattttaattgtactggtaagatttaaataaactgtaaatcaGCTATTCTGCATGTTCATAATATGACATGTAAGAAAATCAATGAACTTGTGAGATTAAAAGATATATTTCTACTAATGATTGCGATAAACAGTAATAAATGAGTACTTAGCTGTACCGGGATAACTGCTATACTGAGATAACTGAGTTAACATTAGAATTAAATGAATAGTTACTAATGACAGATTAGTCCGTATCGAACTACTCACTAGTAATTAAAGAGTATTGGTGATATAAAAATCGATACTAGTtagtataaatgaataaatgtttaaaccGCTTGCCATAATAGCGATGTGAGCATCAACAGACAGGCGATACAGACCCATACAGATGAATTTAAATCTCATTCCCAAACCAGCAATGTTCAGGCTACTATTTCTAATCGACAGCCGTTTTAAACAAAAGATAATCCATGTCTGTTTTCCAAACAGATGCTCTCCGCATTTCAGACTACCATCATTTCCAATAATAAAGCTCGATGTCATTCTAAGACGCTCTTGACGGAAACAACAGCAGCGTGAATGGCAAGCCGACAAAACTCACCTAACTATAATTCACGTGGTCCATGAGACAAAACGGTCGCGAACGATACCCTGGTCTTCTCTTTAATTTGGgcttttaaatctttttgtaTTTATGAATGAAGTCCCCCGTTAAACACACCCACTCTCCCATCGCCCAGTGAGAAGCGCAGACCGTGACGTCAAAGTGAGGTGTCTATCACGCCCTCATCCTCTCCTGATGTTATGGAAATGAGGTAATCCCCCATTTCAGTCAGTGCAAAATCCTCAGTAACGGGCATCCCCATGCGGTCTGGGCTCGCTGCAGTTTGGGTTAGCGTATGGATTATGGTGATTAAAAGAAAGCAATAATACTGAGGTGAATTATTATTCAGTTCCACACTGATGCTCACTCTGAAGTAGAAACAATATGAGAATCAATTCCAGTCGTGCCATGAATGTTGAATTGATATTTACTGAGCGCCCCCTCCTGGTCTTAGCCTCCATTACACCCtgatagtcttttttttttttttttttttttttcagtatttacaTCAGCaagtttatttttgaaacagactaaaataaaaatataaaaaatacagttcacTGCACACACTGACTTTTTGTGACAACGTGCCCCAATAGCTTTTATAAGCTATTTAATGGCTTATGAGCAACAGTTAAAAATCGTGAAATGTCCACCGAGGAACATGCATGCATATCATGCAtgcctttttttcccccacactTTCTCATATTTGGTCGTAAACACTCTTCACTGACAAGTGCACTAACTTTGTTGAAAAACTTTGTTGTAGTGGGAATGACATCAGTAACTGCGAAAAGCTGATAGACATCAAtatatcctgtttttttttgttctgttattTCCTCTGCTTATGTTTCCattcattaaatgatttttatgaccacttttgtaaattatagttatatttattaCACTTATTATACTCATATTTgtgttatataatatttatttattgctgttcTGTTGATGCTCTTTAATATTCTCCTAAAGATATTTGTACAgtatcttttttgtttcttgaacaacaacaacaacaacaacaacaataataataataataataataataaactttggTGTATAtaaaggtgaataaataaataaatacatgaatgaatgaatgaatgaataataaataaataaataaaacattttacactataaatattaaaatgtattttaatatttgatctAAATCTGTGACAAGgctaaaacaaatataaaaatgccaagacaaatgttaaaaaatgtaataattatgttaataaaaaaatagtctttgcattaaaaatgtaataaataattcaacatTTTCACACAATAAATGTTCCAGtggtttacatttatttccctccttgtttaatatttttttaaaataaatttcaaatgtttaatgataatgaatattttaatgtttattttaatgtttattttaatgcgTACTCTAAATCTGAGATATGACTAAAAATGAATCTATATAAAATGATGAGGCTTgctcgttttattttatttatttatttgtgtttttttatttatttatatattttttttgctgttctgtTAATTGTCTTTCATGTTCTCCTAAAGATATTTGTACAGTATcgttgaaaaaaaaaccttttgggTGTATCAAGgcaaaaataatctttaaaaaataaacaaataataataataataaataaacaccagctggtttatgtttatttctctCCTTGTTTAATCATCATAATAGTTtcaaacatataataaaaatgttatcttTTTATAATATGGGAAAAGgctaaacaaatataaaaatgcatgacaaatgttgaaaaacttttaataattatgtaaataaataataccctttgaatacagtttttttttcacacaataaatgttaaaatggtttattttcATGCTTGTTTAACCATCATAATAATCTTGAACgtgtaataataattcatattttaatgtttattttaatgtgttatccaAATCTGGGATAAGGctaaaacaaatctaaaaatgcaaagGCTTGcttgctgtatttatttatttatttattgctgtacTGTTAATCCTGTTTAATGTTCTCCTAAAGACGTTTGTACagtatcattttcatttttttttaaataaataaataaatagttaactaaaactgaaatcttaaaacaaacaaacaaacacttgtatcttgaaataaaatacattctgactaatcaaaaatgatagaaaaagctttcaaatatattttttagatttttaatttattttagttaattgtcaagtttaagttgatttactaaaattactaaaactgaaaagaaaattaatcaaaagtacaaaaaattaaataaaaaaaattaaaatgaaattaaaaattaaaatgaaagaatatatatatatatatatatatatatatataaacattaattcaaatattaataaaaaacaaaattgtatctcagtaataataaattaacactggtaactgtttaaaaagttacaattctTCAGTTTTGCAGTTTTCCTACTAAATGAATAgatactattattactattttgaaATACTCTTggcaattaacatttttaattgtactggtaatatttaaattataactatAGAGTAGCTATTCTGAATGGTCATTTAATGTGACATAAGAAAACaattgtaagatttaaaaaaagtttctagTAATGATTGTGCTAAATAATAGTCTCATAAATACTAAAAGAGTACTTGaactatattgagaaaaaaaaaaaaattgtctcttcaaataaaatacattctgactgatcaaaaattatagaaaaatccttaaattcattttatttttagctagttgccaagtttaagttgatttactaaaatgacttaaagtgaaatataaattttgcattaataaaaatgtatacaattataaaaacaataagaaaaattatttaaaaaaacaataaaaatgaaaataaaagcagaaatgtaaatataaaaaccaaaactaattcaaaatattaataaaaactaaaattgtatctcaatgataataaaataacactggtaacTGTTTAAAAAGTTGCACTTCTTTAGTTTTGCAGTTTTTCTATACTAAATGAATAGACACTAgtattacctttttaaattactgttaaTTGTCTTTTATGTTCTCCTAAAGATATTTGTACAGCATCgttgggaaaaaaacaaacaaacaaacaacaaaaaaaaaaccctttggGTGTATCAAGGCAAAaaataatcatcaaaatataaacaaataaataataataataataaataaaacccaattagtttatgtttatttctctCCTTGTTTAATCATCATAATAGTTTCAAACATGTactaaaaatgcttatttttatgttaaatctAAATATGGGAAAAggctaaaacaaataaaaaaaatgcatgacaaatgttgaaaaacttttaataattatgtaaataaataatacccttcaattacagttttttttttttttccacacaataaatgttaaaatggtttattttcATGCTTGTTTAACCACCATAATAATTTCGAACGTGTAAtgataattcatattttaatgtttattttaatgtgttatccaAATCTGGGATAAGGctaaaacaaatctaaaaatgcaaagGCTTGcttgctgtatttatttatttatttatttatttattgctgttcTGTTAATCCTGTTTAATGTTCTcctaaagatgtttttttttttttaataaataagtaaataaataaataacccttTCATGtatataaaggtaaaaaataaataaataaaacattgttcgtcattttcacataataaatgttaaaatgttttacgtTTATGTGAATAAATAATACCCTTTCgcgtaaaaaattaaaaataattcgtcattttcacacaataaatgttaaaatggtttGTGTTTATTTCCCTCCTTATTTAACCATCATAATAGGTCTGGttacaaatgtgtaataataattcatgtacttataaaatatttatttcaatgtcTAAATCTGATATAAGgctaaaacaattatatatataaatggcaTGACAAATCTGTAATTGTGTGAAGAAATCATACCcttaaaaaaaaccacacacacacacgtctggtttattatctttgtggggactctccataggcgcaatggtttgtatactgtccacactgtattttctatccccttaccctaaacctaacccttacagaaaaccttctgcatttttactttctcaaaaaatctcattctgtatgatttacaagcttttgtacccatggggacctcaagccggtccccacaatgtcaaaaatttcaggttttactatccttgtggggacatttggtccccacaatgtagcaaaaacaagtacacacacacacacacacacacacacacacacacaaaaaaaaactacaagtCCCATCAGCCCCACAGTCCTCGCAAGGCCTGACGGGAAAGGTTGCTCGTGCCCTTGTCCTATCAGCCGCGCACTGTCTGACTGACTGCCTGTGTGGACAGGGAAGCCGAGGCTTGTGCATTATCGTGTTGTAAAGGTCGGGTCGCTTCTCCGTGGTAAAAATGATGGCAGCGAGGTTTCTCTTTCGTCGCGCGGTTCCCGCGCTGAGACACGTCCGCTGTTATGCCGACGCTCCCTCCGCTCAAATGTCCTTCACTTTCGCATCGCCGACACAGGTAACGTTACTGACGCTCCGGGCTCGGGCCTACACACGGTCTGCTAACACGCTAGTGCTAAGCATGGACACCGGCTACCATTATTTTTAACGTTATAAGTTGTAAACATCCCGATGTACGTTCAGGTTGTCATGGATATTTACTCTTTAGTCTAGCTGcagtttaatttgtttgtgcGCGTGCATGCTATGCGTGCTACTTTTGAGGCTAAACTtgtcaatatataaaaatactgtggtatacattaataattttgCAGTTGAACTTAATGCATTTAGTGTAACGTTGTAAAATGTTtacaccgtaaatatataaaacacttAACGTTAGTTTTTTGTCTTGCAAATCATGGACTCAAGTTTGAATGACTTTAGCAGGCTGTTAGCATTGCTACCGATCACcttgacttgtttttttgacACATTAGGGTGTAGATCAGATTTTTACATGTCTTAGGACGGCTTATGAAATGTGTTTCTTATTGTTTGACGTTTTAACCCTCACCATGAAATTTACATCACtgataatattgttatattagtGTTATAGTGTTTGGGTAAGCAGCTGTAACACAGCATCTACAGTATTAAACTGCACTGAATTTTTGTTCACACTCATGCAAAACCTGCAcatgtttaaagtttttttttttttttttttaaattatcattattatttgtatagttaataatttatgttgtttttatttaatataattattttttttgctaaaaaagCATGTGATTAGTACAGAAATTTCAGAGTAAATAATGCAtgtaaattatgcataaatattaaagaaatcaAACAGAACATATCTGACAACTGTACTTTTTGGTACTGTGCTTTATTAAACCCATCTCCAGATgggcataaaatataaaatgttagatattaaataaattgacGAAATTGCATATTGCAATTTTTGTGCCcccacattttacatttttggacctttttttattttgcatttttctgtaAGCATTGGTTAATTTCTACACCTTCagcttttttcttatttacatgttttaaaagtaatcttaaaatatcataaaatgttttttaacatctttattTAGTATCACAACTGATCACACACAACTGGTCTTGTGATTACTGTCActgttatagttttattttcttattttaatttggtttttaatgtttttcatcattttttcaaGGTACGCTGTCACTGTCTCCCTAGACTCAGGCCCTAGAGTGACCTGAggttaaatgttttgttcaagGGCACCGTGGTCATTGCTAATGCTTTAAGCATTGTTGTCCCGTTGTGGAGTTAAAACTTTTTGAGTTTTATTGCAAGATTTCATATTTACCATTGAACTGTGCATCTGGTGCATTGAAGCTTGTTCTGCCTCTTGCAGGTGTTCTTCAAGGAAGCTAATGTAAAACAGATTGATGTCCCAACACTGACAGGCGCCTTTGGTATCCTCCCAGCCCACGTTCCCACACTGCAGGTGCTCCGGCCTGGCGTAGTCACCGTCTTCAATGACGATGGTTCCTCTACCAAGTATTTCGGTGAGCTCTCTAGTGCTGTTTTACCAAACATTATAATGCTCAATAATAGGCACCCACTTCTTCTGGCTCTGGTTTCATTAGTttcctatggaagcctgtttccaccactgaattaaaaaaaaatgtctcacaattttattttatttcagaattgtgagatataaacctgtagttgcaagttatgaagtcagaattgtgagaaataaactcactattctgattttttttttttttttttcagttgcaagttttgtgagatgtaaagtcacaattttaacgtttttttttttttttttttttgctgcgtGATAAACTTCcaattgtgagaaatactgtcagaattgtgagatgataACTCactattctgtcatttttctagcaaatgcgagtttgtttctctcaattctggccttttttccctcaaaattacaagattatatctcataattctgatttttttttttgtaattctgcctttttttttttacaaaattgaaaAGTCCAGTTTTAAGAGGCAAAAAAgactgttctcagaattgcaaggttatatctcagaattttgaatGAATAACTCTCAATTGCatattataaagtcacaatttcaagatataaactcacaattctgagaaaaaaaagccagaattttgactatatcttgcagttctgaattgtgagtttatgtcatgtATTTCTGACTTCAttgctcagaattgcaagttcatataacaattgtgaggaaagaatgtcagaattacgagaaaaaagtcagatttgtgaaatgaaaagttgcaattaccttttttaaatttttttattcagtggcagaaacttACTTCTATGTTTGAAATTCATAGGGatttcagaaaataataataaaaaaagaaaggattGCAGGATTTGAgtcaaagcaaaaaataaaataaaataaaattatacatactCACCATAAAAATAGTCAAGAAAGTTGgcctagggccctatgaaatcattttattttttctttatttttttttttctggattccattttttccatttaaatttttctggactctctttttttaatgattaaattacattttattaattaaaaagccagtctaattaattaacattGTGAAACGTATACAACTTAACAtcagtttatttaaagtttaacaaaaaatacatgtttagggccctaagaatttttttttttttccctcaccttctcttttattgttaccaaattctgtttaagcatgtctaattacaactcaaaacttaatttagtaaggtttattttttacagtatttcaaGTTTTCTGGTTATctaataaaggcataaaatactaatttaatttcttttaatcaatgtttaattaaaattaaacaaactttattttttggcaaacagagttactattaaaattaaaacatgaaagaacTAATATGTGATTATTCTGTAATAAAATcaagttttaacaattttagtagtaatagtagtagtggTATCACATACTTTCTACCAAACAATTAGGCCTGTCAACGATTAATTGccattaattgcatacaaaataaaagtttaagtttgcctaatatatgtgtgtgtactgtgtgttattatcatgtatatataaatacacacaaattaatgtgtgtatatatatgagaaatatgttattaatatacaaaatgattttatttatatataatataaattatataaaaattataataaatacatatgcttgtaaatatttcttaaatatatacatgaatgtgtttgtatttatatatacataataattatacacagtacacacacatatattaggcaaacttaaacttttattttgtatgcaattgatcgcgattaatcgttgacagccctacaaacaatagtaatatatgtctttgagttaaaccaaacttttattttaacggGTTGCTGTTAATACCTTtatatttctgtgtgtatgATATGACACTAATCTCTCTCAGAAGAAACCGTAAAATGCTGAGGAATAAacttcagagcagttctggaaacgttatgtcatgtatttatgtcctcatttggCGAGACAGCAGGTACTGAAATCACAGTAGCACACAGAGACACataatttaaatagtctttttgcttaatatttaaagatactagtccatattgtgaTTTGAATTAAGTGTAATGTGtaacctacttttgattaattcatccaaattttttatgactggatttcatGACTCTGTCTGCTTTTTCCgcatcacggaaatcatagggccctaaaaacGCCAATCAACCAGTGACTTTCCATGAGGATAATTTCAGTGTTATGGGTAGTTTACGATTATTATTCCTTCAGGATAATGCATagtgtagttattcattaagCGAATTTATGGTggttattaatttattcctttagGTGAAAAATAGTTCCAGTAGTCTTTATCATTTTTAACAACCATGGAGCAAAGGGTAGGTATCACTTTATGTAGATTTTATCTATCGAAGTGTTACGTTTTATTAGTCCATTATTAGTTCAtgattgttaattatttactgtttaaatgtgtatcttatttttatatgactTGACCTGTTCTGAAACtttgacatatttaaaatgagctaaaaagcacatatttatgtaattatagcTTTGGAAATTTTCATAACTTTCTAcattaacctttatttaatttaaatccaGTCTGACTGGTAATACCTGACCTGATTAGTTAACATTATATAATTTGGAAGGCGTGCTGTGAAAaggataaaatataatacatgttAATTATAGAAATACTTGCATGGAGAAATAAAAAGACTTGTAGGTTGTTTCAATCCTCATTTGCACACTTTAAAGAGAGTGATTCAGATTTGTAACATGATTTCCTGTGGTGAATTAAGCCGATTTAAATGTGATCCACCATAAACACTCACAATTGTTCATTTTAGTCAAATACTGCTTCCTTTATTAGACATTAATTTGCTTTGAGAAATTCATCCAGAAGGGGTCAGGCTTGTCCTACAAATGAGAGCATCTTCAAGCATCGACGAATAATACGGCGTACCCCGTGAACTCCCATCCATGCTTGAGCTTTGTGTTTTGCAGTGAGCAGCGGATCAGTCACCGTCAATGCCGACTCTTCAGTGCAGCTGCTGGCGGAGGAGGCCGTTCCTCTGGACAGCCTGGACCTCGCAGTGAGTCTTATCTCAACACAAAGAATAATTGGAAAATCCATTCAAGCATAGCTCggttcttcacttttcacagtCCAATCCGtttctgaagttttttttttttttttttttgaattcactcagaaatgtcacattataaaagaaaaatgagttACGAGTGCCATGTCATAAATGAAATGGACGGGTGTTTTGGGTTTTCgt encodes the following:
- the atp5f1d gene encoding ATP synthase subunit delta, mitochondrial, with product MMAARFLFRRAVPALRHVRCYADAPSAQMSFTFASPTQVFFKEANVKQIDVPTLTGAFGILPAHVPTLQVLRPGVVTVFNDDGSSTKYFVSSGSVTVNADSSVQLLAEEAVPLDSLDLAAAKANLEKAQSELGGVSDEAARAEVLISIEANEAIVKALE